Below is a window of Deltaproteobacteria bacterium DNA.
CGGCCTTGCGCCGCGGCCACTGGGCGTCGAACTCCTCGCGGTAGGCGCCGATGCCGGTGCCCAGGATCACCCGGCCGCCCGTGAACCGGTCCAGCGTGCTCACCTGCTTCGCCAGCAGCACCGGGTCCCGCAGCGGCAGCACCAGCACGGCGGTGCCCAGCCGGATGTGCGTGGTGCGCGCACCCACCGCCGCCAGAGTCACCAGCACCTCGTAGAAGTTAGGCGGCTCGGGCCACTTCTGGCGCGCGTAGGCCGCCGGGGTGATGTGGTCGTTGCCCCAGACGGCGTCGTAGCCCAGCCGTTCGGCTTCCTGGGCCATGTGAATGAACTCTTCCGGTTCCACGAACGGAACCGGGTTGACGAGGCCTTCGGTGCAGGTGGGGAGTTGGATGCTGAATTTCATGAGTGGTTGCCGGCCCTTCCTCTCCGCCCCTGGATTCCGGCTTCCCCAGGGTGTGTCAAAACGTCGTCCGGACAAGGTTTGGCGCCGCCCCCCGAGTCGTCATTCCCGCGGAACAGGTTGTGTCAAAACTCATGAGGCAACTACGTAACAGATCGTCATTCCCGCGGAAGCGGGAATCCAGGGGTGGCGAGGCGGGGAAATCCACTGTAGTGCCCCACCACCGCCCCTGGATTCCCGCTTCCGCGGGAATGACGACTCGGAGGGGCGGTGCCTCACCGGTCTTGACCCAGCCTGTCTCGTGGGAATGACGGAGGAGGCTATCTTATCCCTCCGCGCGGTAGCCGTACGCATCCTTCAAGGTCTCCAAGAATTGCGTGGTGCCGCCGTCCACTGTGGGGATCTCGGGTACGGCCGCGGCGGTGGCGGCGGTGTCCTTGAGGCCGCTGGCGGTGTTCAGCACCATCACCGTGTCGTTCCGGGCGATGCGGCCTTCTTCGCACAGCCGATGCAACGCGGCAAGGGCGGCCAGCGATGAGGGCTCGGCGTAGATGCCTTCGTCCGCGGCCAAGGCCCGTTGCAGTCCCAGCAGTTCCTCGTTCCGCGCTACGCGCGCCACGCCGCCGGAGGCGCGCAGGGCGTGCATCGCCTGGTACGTGCTCTGGTTGACGCTGATGGAGCCGGCCACGTACGGGGAAGGCGCTGCGATCTCTGGGATGGCGTCGTCGCCGGAGGCGAGGGCGGCCGAAAGACAGCCGGCCATCTCGGCGGCCACCATGCGCGGCTTCCTGGCGATCAACCCCAAAGCGGCCAGCTCCTCAAAGCCCTTCCACATGCCGAACAGCGCGTCGCCGTAGGCCACCGGCAGCACGCACCAGTCGGGCGCTTCCCACGCCAACTGCTCGCACACCTCGTACGCGAGGGTCTTGTAGCCGTCCACGCCGTAAGGGTTGCTGCCCACGGGCGGACCGAAGTAGGGCGAGGTCGGATACCAGCCCCACTCGGCCACCCCGGTCTGCAAGAGGTTCCAACGGTCGGCCTTGGTGCGGGTCGCCACCACCATGGCGCCGTAGGCCTGCATCTGGGTGACGATTGCCGAGGCCGCGCCTTGGACGGTGAGGACGATGCAGGGCAGCCCGGCGCGGGCGGCATAGGCCGCGGCCGCGGCGCCGGCGTTGCCGGTGGAACTGACCCCCACCGCCCTGGCGCCGAAGCGCCCGGCCATGGCCAGGGCGGCGAACGCCAGCCGGTCCTTGAAGGAGCCTGACGGGTTCTGGGATTCGTCCTTGAGGTAGAGCCGTTCGAGGCCGAGCCGTCGGCCGTAACGTTGGCAGTGGAGCAGCGGTGTCCCGCCCTCGCCCAGGGTGGCCGCGTCCTGGACGTCCGGGGGGAGCAGCTCGCGGTAGCGCCGCATGTCCGAAGGCCGGTCCCGCAACGACTCGGCGGACAGCGTCCGCGCGGCCGCGTCGAGGTCGTATCGCGGCGTCAGGTTGGCGGGCGCCTGGGCCCGGCATTCCGGACATCCGTCGAAACGGGGCTCGATGCCGAAGGATGCGTTACAACGGATACAGGCGAGGCCGGTGAGGTGGCTCATGTCAAAACTTCAGGAAACGGCACGACTATCCTATGCTGTCATTCGAGAGGAAGCCGGAAGCGCGGGTTCGCAAGACGCGCCATTTGGCCCCGCTTCACCTCCGAATTCCCGCTTCCCAGGCTGTGTCATAACGGCGCCCGGACAAGAATTGGCGCCAACCCCCGGTTTTGTCATTCCCGCGGAAGCGGGAATCCATGGGTGGGGAGGGGGCAAACGGGCGTATTCCCCGCCTCACCCCGCCTGGATTCCCGCTTCCGCGGGAATGACTATTCGAGAGGGTGCGGGAAGGGCCATTCGAGAGGGTGCGGGAATGACGACTCGGGGAGTGGGTGCCCATACTCATCCAACCAAACTCTCGACCCAGCCACTTCCGCGGCAATGACGTATTCGTAACGTCCCCGCCTTGAGAGTCTTGACACAGTCTGAGAAGCGGAAAACCCGTGGTGGGGCACACGGTCACGAACGCGGCTCCAGCACCTGGAGGTGGCGCGGCACGGAGGTGAGGCGCCGGTAGCCGTCCTCGGTGACCACGAT
It encodes the following:
- a CDS encoding pyridoxal-phosphate dependent enzyme, with the translated sequence MSHLTGLACIRCNASFGIEPRFDGCPECRAQAPANLTPRYDLDAAARTLSAESLRDRPSDMRRYRELLPPDVQDAATLGEGGTPLLHCQRYGRRLGLERLYLKDESQNPSGSFKDRLAFAALAMAGRFGARAVGVSSTGNAGAAAAAYAARAGLPCIVLTVQGAASAIVTQMQAYGAMVVATRTKADRWNLLQTGVAEWGWYPTSPYFGPPVGSNPYGVDGYKTLAYEVCEQLAWEAPDWCVLPVAYGDALFGMWKGFEELAALGLIARKPRMVAAEMAGCLSAALASGDDAIPEIAAPSPYVAGSISVNQSTYQAMHALRASGGVARVARNEELLGLQRALAADEGIYAEPSSLAALAALHRLCEEGRIARNDTVMVLNTASGLKDTAATAAAVPEIPTVDGGTTQFLETLKDAYGYRAEG